The genome window GAAGGGCATCAGCACCGGTGCCGCGTTCGATCTCCAGATCAAGGGAGACGGCGGCAACAACTGGTACGATCACTTCAAGCTCTATAACAACCTCGAGAGCTGGATTCGCGTGGATCAGCGAGTAATCCAGCTGGCCGATCAGACCCAGCCGGTCGTCTGGACCAGCACAACCCCGCCGCCTGCGGTCAATTCACCGGACCGGCGGGTAGGCTCTGCGGCCGCCGGTGGAGGCACAGATTTCCGCTTCGTGTCTGCAGTCCCGTATGACCCGGCACGCGGGGTGTATTTCTTCAGTCAGTGGTCCCACAAGCGCTACATCGACCACTCGTACGAGGTTGACGATTACGCTCTCACGACCGTTCCGTTCGTGCTCGCCGCCGAGAACGATCTCCTGATCGCCGAAGCTCTTGTACGGACGAACGGCGACAAGGCGCGTGCGGCAACGCTGATCAACAAGACCCGTGTGGGTCGTGGCGGTCTTCCGGCCCTCTCAGGAGGAAGCAGCAACAATGATCTTCTCGCGGCTATCTTTTACGAGAGGGACATCGAGTTGTGGGGAACGGGCGGAGGGCAGGCGTGGTTCGATCGTCGTCGGATAGACACGAACCTCACCTACAACGGACTCCCCATCGGAAACACGTGGGGCTTCCGAGGCGGTTCCAACCTCCAGAAGGGCACTCCACGCCATCTCCCGGTTCCCGCAAAGGAGCTGGAGACGCTTGGTCTGCCGGTGTATACGTACGGCGGTAACACTCCGAATCCGATCTTCCCGGAGATGTAACGAGGGACAGAGGCAAATAAAGAGGGCACGCCGAAAAGGCGTGCCCTCTTTATTTGCCCGTTGCCCGTTGCCCGTTGCCCGTTACCCGTTACCCGTTACCCGCTACCCGCTACCCGCTACCCGCTACCCGCTACCCGTAACTGTTCTCATCCGACGAGCTTCAGGTTGCCGCAGGCGATCAGCGCATCAATGCCCTGCTGACGCGAACGATAGACCTCGATGTGGTACGAGCCCGACGTCGGGAACTCGACGGGCAGCGACGAGCTCACCTGGGCGCGGCCGCCTCCGCCGATCTGGAGCTCGGGGAAGTTCGACATCGGAATGATCGGGAGCGCCGGCGTGCCGCAGCTGCCCGAAAGAATCGCCCAGCTCAAATACCTGTCGGAGCCGGTATAGTTGAACGTCAGAGCGATGCTCGTCAGCGAGGGCCGATCGCCGCGCGTCCATATGGCGGAGCCGTAGCTGCGGTCACGCGTTGTCTGAACGACTTCACCCCGGCTCTGCATCACCGACTGAATGTTCGCCGTCCAGCGGGCTGACTCGGACATCGCAATCGTCTGCGATCGTGACGGCGCGCCCGCCACAGGCGTGTTCTGCGCGCAACCCGCCAGCAGTCCCAGCGCCCCGGCACTCACGGCCACCAACAGATCTCTGTTCTTCATATGGCTTTCCTTCCTCCAGTGGATTGCGCCCGGCGGACGCGGGTGAACAACTCCATGTGTGATAGCCCGCGTACAGCAGATTGTCAAACTGGCGTCGCCACGCTTTCGCGCCCTATTTCTGCTCCTTGGGGAACATCGGGGCGCCCTTCGTGACCTGCCATCCAGTTGGGTCCATGGTTGCGAGCGAATCGAAGCGATGATCGTGCACACTTCCCGGCGCACCCAACCGTCCCCACAGCTCCTCCGCTTTCGCGGGCATGAACGGCGCGGCATGGAAGCATTGCCTGAGGAGCTGCCTCGCGAGAGAGCCGAGCGTCCGGTCGAGCTCCGCCGACCGGGATTCATCCGCCGCGAGCTTCCAGGGCGCCTGGCGATCGACGAATTCGTTGGCCCGCGCGATGGTCCTCCACAACGCTTTCAGCGCTTCGTGCAGCAGATATCCGTTGTCGCCGGTCATGCTGGCGTGATATGCCGCGAGATCCGCCTCGTCGGCCTGATCGGTCGCCGGGTCATTTCCTGATGGAATCACGCCGCCGCGATACCTGTTTATCATGGAAAGAGTGCGGCTCGCGAGGTTCCCGAACGCGTTCGCCAGGTCCGCGTTGTACCGCTCCTCGAATCGCTCCCACGAAAAATTTCCGTCCGCATCGAACGGAACTTCGCGCAGCAGGAAATACCTGAACGCGTCCGGGCCGAAGCGGTCGATCGCCTCGTCCATGTTCAACTTCACGCCTGCGGACTTGCTGAACCGGTCGCCGGCAAGCAGCACGAATCCGTGCGCCCAGACCTTTCGCGGCAGCTCGAGCCCGGCGGCCATCAGCATCGCGGGCCATATGATGCTGTGGAATCTCGTGATGTCCTTGCCGATGACGTGCAGGTCTGCCGGCCACCGCTCGGTAAATCGTTCGTCGGGATAGCCTGTCGCGGTGAGGTAGTTGGGCAGAGCATCGAACCAGACATACGTCGTCTGGATCTCGCCGTCGCTCGACGGGCGCGGGAAGGGAACTCCCCACGAGAAGCGCGATCGGCTCGCAGAAATGTCCTCGAGTCCCTGGTCGAGCAGCGCCAGCATCTCGTTGCGCCGGCTCTTCGGTCCGAGAAAACCCGTCGTGCCGATCAGCTCGCGCAGGCGCTCCGCATACGCGGAGAGCCGAAAAAACCAGTTCTTCTCCGCGACCCATTGCAGCGTCCTCGTCGGGTGGAGAACGCACTTGCCCTGGATGATCTCGTTGTCCTGTTTGAACGACTCGCACCCCACGCAGTACCAGCCCTCGTATGCCTTCTCGTAGAAGTCGCCGGGCG of Gemmatimonadaceae bacterium contains these proteins:
- a CDS encoding class I tRNA ligase family protein encodes the protein MILVPGGGAGAGEVEEGEAASRENTEMARFYLTTAIDYANGDPHLGHAFEKIGADVIARYRRLRGDDVHFLLGMDEHGQKVLSEAIERGVTPQALVDEIAGRFQGMWRRLSISNDQFIRTTDESHRAGVRALIERIFEKSPGDFYEKAYEGWYCVGCESFKQDNEIIQGKCVLHPTRTLQWVAEKNWFFRLSAYAERLRELIGTTGFLGPKSRRNEMLALLDQGLEDISASRSRFSWGVPFPRPSSDGEIQTTYVWFDALPNYLTATGYPDERFTERWPADLHVIGKDITRFHSIIWPAMLMAAGLELPRKVWAHGFVLLAGDRFSKSAGVKLNMDEAIDRFGPDAFRYFLLREVPFDADGNFSWERFEERYNADLANAFGNLASRTLSMINRYRGGVIPSGNDPATDQADEADLAAYHASMTGDNGYLLHEALKALWRTIARANEFVDRQAPWKLAADESRSAELDRTLGSLARQLLRQCFHAAPFMPAKAEELWGRLGAPGSVHDHRFDSLATMDPTGWQVTKGAPMFPKEQK
- a CDS encoding RagB/SusD family nutrient uptake outer membrane protein, which encodes MTGSVGILALAGACNPDLNVTNPNAPDVARAIATPGDVRQLIGSSFNTWYLTHQGNQEPDPSVMVGVMADNLTMAYGNFGARFNGQEPRVAYQNSSATGDGRVASYTYDGIYGALGAANDGLAAIKRGIRVALTKSAPDETPQMQAFAWLVQGMSLGFEAQVFDKGFVVIEDTEPGTGALQPYTAVATAAVASLDKAIASAAGKTWTFPSEFTPGMTLTADKVGRMANTMSARVLAYTPRTAAENAAVNWARVLSYAEKGISTGAAFDLQIKGDGGNNWYDHFKLYNNLESWIRVDQRVIQLADQTQPVVWTSTTPPPAVNSPDRRVGSAAAGGGTDFRFVSAVPYDPARGVYFFSQWSHKRYIDHSYEVDDYALTTVPFVLAAENDLLIAEALVRTNGDKARAATLINKTRVGRGGLPALSGGSSNNDLLAAIFYERDIELWGTGGGQAWFDRRRIDTNLTYNGLPIGNTWGFRGGSNLQKGTPRHLPVPAKELETLGLPVYTYGGNTPNPIFPEM